One genomic segment of candidate division KSB1 bacterium includes these proteins:
- a CDS encoding glycosyltransferase family 4 protein, whose translation MVDASRKVLFVAYYFPPLGMGGVQRAAKFVKYLPEFGWEPVVVTVKDVAYFAKDEALAREVEGRRMHRTGSLDPQRLLAMVRGSGQAAGHTGPSRGLGRLWRVYETLARWVFIPDAKVLWLPFATCRAMRLVKEERISVVVTTSPPVSAHLVGLVLRRWLGCRWVADFRDQWTGGHLDLSPTRLHSALNRALERLVLRCADAVVCVSRQLSVSLRDKSGRERLPVAVIPNGYDEQDFRPVQMRRSSSRNVVYCGSLSRLADPSNLLKACASLVGQRPDLRGRLRLTFVGESIGLDLSGLVARLGLHGLVHATGYVEHESAVRFLQEADVLVLLLTGTTSRDVVPGKVFEYLRAGKPILAIVPPGETADLLRRHAPASVLSDNTVESIEQALLGMLTSPQRTRRADKVGLQQFERRSLTAQFARLLDEVSERGLQASGRLAHLA comes from the coding sequence ATGGTTGACGCGTCGCGAAAGGTCCTTTTCGTCGCCTACTACTTCCCGCCGTTGGGCATGGGAGGGGTGCAGCGCGCCGCCAAATTCGTGAAGTACCTGCCCGAATTTGGTTGGGAACCGGTCGTGGTCACGGTGAAGGACGTCGCCTATTTTGCTAAGGATGAGGCGCTGGCGCGAGAGGTGGAAGGGAGGCGCATGCACCGCACGGGCTCCCTGGACCCGCAGCGCCTGTTGGCGATGGTGCGCGGGAGTGGTCAGGCAGCGGGCCACACAGGCCCCTCTCGCGGGTTAGGTCGGTTGTGGAGGGTCTATGAGACTCTGGCGAGGTGGGTCTTCATTCCGGATGCCAAGGTGCTGTGGCTGCCGTTTGCCACGTGCCGCGCCATGAGGCTGGTGAAAGAGGAGAGAATTTCTGTGGTGGTGACTACCTCGCCACCGGTTTCTGCGCATCTTGTGGGGTTGGTGTTGCGCCGGTGGCTTGGCTGTCGCTGGGTCGCGGACTTCCGCGACCAGTGGACCGGCGGCCACCTTGACCTCTCGCCAACTCGCCTGCACTCGGCCCTGAACAGAGCCCTGGAGAGACTCGTTCTGCGTTGCGCGGACGCCGTCGTCTGCGTGTCGCGCCAGCTGTCGGTGAGCCTGCGCGACAAGTCCGGTCGGGAGAGGCTCCCCGTCGCCGTGATCCCAAATGGTTACGACGAACAAGATTTCCGGCCGGTACAGATGCGACGAAGTTCAAGCCGCAATGTCGTCTACTGCGGCAGCTTGAGCCGGCTGGCGGACCCCTCTAACCTCTTGAAGGCTTGTGCGTCCCTGGTGGGCCAGCGGCCCGACCTTCGCGGGCGCCTGCGCTTGACGTTTGTCGGGGAGAGTATCGGCCTGGACCTATCGGGTTTGGTGGCGCGCCTGGGGCTTCACGGGCTGGTGCACGCCACCGGCTACGTGGAACACGAAAGTGCCGTGCGCTTTCTCCAGGAAGCCGACGTGCTCGTGTTGCTTCTCACGGGCACCACTTCCCGGGATGTGGTGCCGGGCAAGGTCTTTGAGTACCTGCGTGCCGGCAAGCCGATCCTGGCCATTGTGCCTCCAGGTGAGACGGCCGACCTCTTGCGACGCCACGCCCCGGCATCGGTGCTCAGCGACAACACGGTGGAGTCTATTGAGCAGGCCCTCCTGGGGATGCTCACCTCCCCGCAGCGCACCCGCCGCGCAGACAAGGTCGGGCTGCAGCAATTCGAGCGCAGGTCCCTCACCGCTCAGTTTGCCCGACTTCTGGACGAGGTGAGCGAGCGAGGGCTTCAGGCTTCAGGGCGCTTGGCACACTTGGCCTGA
- a CDS encoding D-glucuronyl C5-epimerase family protein — MKRRLPVAISCLKPPHKGSPVSEQGRPIPISYHFDFTGVEDFHEYRFDVNGIPQVYYGRSIGWQYNAITVAQYGLARLTAWESSGQDEELARARGAGRWLVEHCEEHRRQVGAWIYRFDLPFYGPKAPWISAMAQGEAISLLLRLWLLDAQEEYLQVARKAIRAFLLPTEKGGVLSSFPDGRPVFEEFPTVPPPHVLNGHIFALLGVYDFWKVTGEQGAGELFSGAVQGLKENLWRYDLGWWTLYDLHPTRRLASRAYQRIHMRLMHVLYRLTGDDVFAQWEARWRGYLASPVSAARWAAAKVVEKARLRRYHG; from the coding sequence GTGAAACGTAGACTCCCCGTCGCCATATCGTGTCTAAAGCCGCCGCACAAGGGTAGTCCAGTGAGCGAGCAAGGAAGACCGATACCCATTTCTTACCATTTTGACTTCACAGGCGTAGAAGATTTTCACGAGTACCGTTTCGATGTCAACGGCATTCCCCAGGTCTACTACGGTCGCTCCATCGGCTGGCAGTACAACGCCATTACCGTGGCTCAGTACGGCTTGGCGCGGCTCACCGCCTGGGAGTCGTCTGGTCAGGACGAGGAGCTGGCACGCGCACGAGGAGCAGGACGCTGGCTGGTGGAGCATTGCGAGGAGCACCGTCGGCAAGTGGGTGCGTGGATCTACCGGTTCGATCTCCCATTTTATGGGCCGAAGGCACCGTGGATCTCCGCCATGGCGCAGGGGGAGGCCATCTCCCTTCTTCTCCGCCTTTGGCTCCTGGACGCGCAGGAGGAGTATCTCCAGGTGGCGCGGAAGGCGATACGAGCGTTTTTGCTGCCGACAGAGAAAGGAGGAGTGCTCTCGTCATTTCCGGACGGAAGGCCGGTGTTCGAGGAGTTTCCTACGGTTCCGCCTCCTCATGTGTTGAACGGCCACATCTTTGCCCTGCTGGGCGTGTACGACTTCTGGAAGGTGACAGGGGAGCAGGGTGCAGGCGAGCTCTTTAGCGGAGCAGTCCAGGGGCTGAAGGAAAACCTCTGGCGTTACGATCTGGGCTGGTGGACGCTCTACGACCTGCACCCTACCCGGCGATTGGCCTCCCGTGCGTACCAGCGCATCCATATGCGGCTCATGCACGTGCTCTACCGGCTCACGGGCGACGATGTGTTCGCCCAATGGGAGGCGCGCTGGCGAGGCTACCTGGCAAGTCCAGTGAGTGCCGCACGTTGGGCTGCAGCGAAGGTGGTGGAAAAAGCGCGGTTGCGCAGGTATCATGGTTGA
- a CDS encoding glucose-1-phosphate thymidylyltransferase translates to MKALITSGGKGTRLRPLTHTQNKHLLPIANKPILFNALDFVAEAGITEVGIVTNAEGLEVREAVGDGSRWGIKVTYIPQEAPLGLAHVVKISQDFIGDEPFVFYLGDNMVVGGIKRFIEEFQRQKSNCHLTLAKVKDPERFGVPEIKDGRIVRIEEKPTVPKSQYAVAGIYIYDSCIFEAVNSIQPSARGELEISDAHQYLLEKGYKVTYSEITGWWKDTGKPQDILEANRLVLEHLQPHIAGEIDDASYVAGAVTIEEGARIIGSHIRGPAIIGKRTVIENSYIGPYTSIQDDCFIRNSEVEFSIVMSHCRILDVGIRIESSLLGYHAEVVRANGIPKTHRFMIGDQSRVEVA, encoded by the coding sequence ATGAAAGCTCTCATCACCAGTGGGGGCAAAGGAACCCGGCTGCGCCCCTTGACGCATACGCAGAACAAGCACCTGTTGCCCATCGCCAACAAGCCGATTCTGTTCAATGCGTTGGACTTTGTGGCGGAGGCTGGCATCACGGAGGTGGGCATCGTGACCAACGCCGAAGGATTGGAGGTGCGCGAAGCCGTAGGAGACGGCTCCCGCTGGGGGATCAAGGTCACCTACATCCCCCAAGAGGCACCTCTCGGACTGGCGCACGTGGTGAAGATCTCCCAGGACTTTATCGGCGACGAACCGTTCGTTTTCTACCTGGGCGACAACATGGTGGTCGGCGGGATAAAGCGCTTCATTGAGGAGTTCCAGCGCCAGAAATCCAATTGCCACCTCACCCTCGCCAAGGTGAAAGACCCGGAGAGGTTCGGCGTTCCGGAGATTAAGGACGGCAGGATCGTGCGCATCGAAGAAAAGCCCACGGTTCCCAAGAGCCAATACGCAGTGGCAGGCATCTACATTTACGACAGCTGCATCTTCGAGGCGGTCAACAGCATTCAGCCCAGCGCCAGAGGCGAGCTGGAGATATCCGACGCCCACCAGTATTTGCTTGAAAAGGGGTACAAAGTCACCTACTCCGAAATCACGGGGTGGTGGAAGGACACCGGCAAGCCGCAGGATATCCTGGAGGCGAATCGACTGGTCCTGGAGCATCTGCAACCGCACATCGCAGGCGAGATAGACGACGCCTCGTACGTGGCCGGGGCGGTGACCATCGAGGAGGGGGCGCGCATCATCGGCAGCCACATTCGTGGTCCGGCCATCATAGGCAAGCGCACCGTCATCGAGAACAGCTACATCGGCCCGTACACCTCCATCCAAGACGACTGTTTCATCCGCAATAGCGAGGTGGAGTTCAGTATCGTGATGTCGCACTGCCGCATCCTGGACGTTGGCATTCGCATCGAGAGCAGTCTGCTGGGCTATCACGCCGAGGTGGTGCGCGCCAACGGCATCCCGAAGACGCACCGTTTCATGATCGGTGACCAGAGTCGCGTGGAAGTGGCCTGA
- a CDS encoding ribonuclease HI family protein — protein MSRSLTDRELFAALRAALPVEEVARRLGVDSGRIHALLDKLEGLLGQASPEELVIYVDGAARGNPGPAGAGAALIDTSGKVVAQVSAYLGECTNNVAEYRALELALQKALEIGARAVRVRTDSALMARQLNGDFRVRNGNLVPLYQRVTELVAQFDRFAIEEVPRQANKKADVLANNAIDAALAGQRSGS, from the coding sequence GTGAGTCGTAGCCTGACCGACCGCGAGCTCTTTGCAGCGCTGCGGGCTGCCCTGCCGGTGGAAGAGGTGGCGCGGCGCCTGGGGGTGGACAGCGGAAGGATTCACGCCCTGCTGGACAAGCTCGAAGGCCTTCTCGGACAGGCAAGCCCCGAGGAACTGGTCATCTATGTGGACGGAGCAGCACGTGGCAACCCGGGACCGGCAGGAGCGGGAGCGGCGCTGATAGACACCAGTGGTAAGGTGGTTGCCCAGGTGAGCGCCTACCTGGGCGAATGTACCAACAACGTTGCCGAGTACCGGGCGCTGGAACTGGCGCTGCAAAAGGCATTGGAGATTGGCGCGCGTGCCGTACGAGTGCGGACCGACAGCGCGTTGATGGCCAGGCAGCTCAACGGCGATTTCCGGGTCAGGAATGGCAACTTGGTACCCCTTTACCAACGCGTCACCGAGCTTGTCGCGCAGTTCGACCGGTTTGCCATCGAGGAGGTGCCTCGCCAGGCGAACAAGAAGGCGGACGTGCTGGCGAACAACGCCATCGATGCGGCGCTTGCGGGTCAGAGAAGCGGGTCGTAG
- a CDS encoding YIP1 family protein has product MSRARDVLLAPRSAWEQIKAEQLTTSQIVGQYVALLAIVPAAAFYLRFFFSRGRVWVHFLSTAVYFVLCLALARGGARIIEAIARRFEVQGEGIDFLKLVAFSLTPAFLGGVFLVIPWLSGLTFLLALYSLYLLYVGIPMLVRCPDEQVLSFAVSGMVVLYVLFVVAYAVPRTMMALF; this is encoded by the coding sequence ATGAGCAGAGCAAGAGATGTCCTTCTCGCACCACGCAGCGCATGGGAACAGATCAAGGCTGAGCAGCTAACGACCAGCCAGATTGTCGGCCAGTATGTGGCCCTGCTGGCGATTGTCCCGGCGGCGGCATTCTATCTTCGCTTCTTTTTCAGCAGAGGGAGGGTGTGGGTTCACTTCCTGAGCACGGCCGTCTACTTCGTCCTTTGCCTGGCTCTGGCCCGGGGGGGCGCGCGGATTATCGAGGCGATCGCTCGCCGATTCGAGGTCCAAGGCGAGGGAATCGATTTTCTGAAACTCGTGGCCTTCTCGTTGACGCCTGCGTTTCTGGGTGGCGTTTTCCTTGTCATCCCTTGGCTCTCAGGTCTCACCTTCTTGCTGGCGCTGTATTCGCTCTACTTGCTCTACGTAGGCATCCCCATGCTCGTGCGCTGTCCAGACGAACAGGTGCTCTCCTTCGCCGTGAGTGGCATGGTGGTGCTCTATGTGCTCTTCGTTGTGGCATACGCAGTGCCCAGGACCATGATGGCCCTGTTCTGA
- a CDS encoding DNA polymerase III subunit alpha, with the protein MPEFVHLHTHSHYSLLDGAATIPGLVKTCAEMKMRALALTDHGNMFGAIEFYEQALKAGVIPILGVETYVSPGSSEDRTPQRPGEGNYHLVLLARNLVGYKNLRKLVTHGYVKGFYQKPRVDKQVLRAHHEGLIALSACIQGEVSRLLLQGLWEEARRAALEYQEIFDQHFYLEIQDHGLDEEQAVREQLVRLSRELGIPLVATNDIHYLKREHYAAHDILLCLQTGGDRDSQDRLRYSTDQIYFKSAEEMAGLFADLPEAIENTVAIAEKCNVLLDLKSKHLPRFALPAGERAATLDAYLEKLVWEGVRRCYGAPSPEVERRVRHELKVIRDAGYSSYFLIVKDFIDYARSIGIPVGPGRGSAAGSVVSYVLGITRIDPLRYDLVFERFLNPERLSPPDIDIDFCDQRRDEMIAYVRRKYGEKNVAQIITFGSMAARAVVRDVGRVMKISLGEVDRIAKLIPASPNMTLQQALNSVKELADLVATDERYQKLIEYSLVLEGLARHASTHAAGVVIAPEELTNYVPLYRVKDQEVVTQYDKDSLEKIGLLKIDLLGLRTLTVIDDTVKALRAKSVHLDIDNLPLDDEATYRLLSEGRTVGVFQFESTGMREWLKRLRPSRLEDLIAMNALYRPGPMDTIEDFVARRHGQRPIQYLHPLLEPILKETYGVAIYQEQVIRICHEIGGFTLGEADVVRRAMGKKIPEEMERQRERFVAGAQERGIDAQTATSIFDMMVSFAGYGFNKSHAAGYALVAYQTAYLKAHYPAEFMAATLTSEMGDTDRVVKLIGECRRMNLPVLPPDVNESQARFVVTEKGIRFGLGAVKNVGLGAIQEIERARREGGPFTDLFDFCERVDVRVVNKKALESLIQAGAMDSLGGHRAQLLAALDTAVAFGQGQQADRAAGQTSIFGELAREQSLKPSLPETEHWSEDETLRKERAVLGFYVSGHPLNRYKEEVATFGTFTLDGFEEAQDNTEVRVCGVVTEFSARPDQKGGMTGFFTMEDLTGTGECLMFSSSYERFREYIYVGAMIMVVGRVSNRLERGAKIICDEVVPLPEVAERFARRLCLRLTPSALDEAAAEQVSAMLEQYQGDCPVFIGLRTQNGNGLVLRAQKVTVSPKVELLEALRNILGRENVWVST; encoded by the coding sequence GTGCCAGAATTTGTCCATCTCCACACCCATTCCCACTATAGCCTGCTGGATGGTGCCGCCACCATACCTGGTCTGGTGAAGACGTGCGCCGAAATGAAGATGCGCGCCTTGGCGCTCACCGACCACGGCAACATGTTCGGCGCCATCGAGTTCTACGAGCAGGCCCTCAAGGCCGGCGTCATCCCCATTTTGGGGGTGGAGACCTACGTGAGCCCGGGCAGTAGCGAGGACCGGACGCCGCAGCGGCCAGGTGAAGGGAACTACCATCTGGTGCTCCTGGCACGCAACCTGGTCGGCTACAAGAACCTGCGCAAGTTGGTGACCCATGGCTACGTGAAGGGGTTCTACCAGAAGCCCCGCGTGGATAAACAGGTGCTGCGTGCTCATCATGAGGGCCTCATTGCCCTTTCGGCATGCATTCAGGGTGAAGTGAGCCGGTTGCTGCTGCAGGGGCTGTGGGAGGAGGCGCGCCGTGCCGCCCTGGAGTACCAAGAGATCTTCGACCAGCACTTCTACTTAGAAATCCAAGACCATGGCCTTGATGAAGAGCAAGCGGTGCGCGAGCAACTGGTGAGGCTTTCCCGGGAGCTTGGTATCCCTCTGGTGGCCACCAACGACATTCACTACCTCAAGCGCGAGCACTATGCCGCGCACGACATCCTCCTCTGCCTGCAGACGGGCGGCGACCGCGACTCGCAGGATCGGCTCCGCTACTCCACCGACCAGATCTATTTCAAGTCGGCCGAAGAGATGGCGGGGCTCTTTGCTGACCTCCCCGAGGCCATCGAGAATACCGTAGCCATAGCCGAAAAGTGCAACGTTCTCCTCGACCTGAAGAGCAAGCACCTGCCCCGCTTCGCTCTGCCGGCTGGTGAGCGGGCGGCGACACTCGATGCGTACCTGGAAAAGCTGGTGTGGGAAGGGGTGCGACGGTGCTACGGAGCTCCCTCGCCGGAGGTCGAGAGGCGGGTGCGGCACGAACTCAAGGTCATCCGCGACGCAGGCTACTCCAGCTACTTTCTCATCGTCAAGGACTTTATCGACTATGCGCGCAGCATCGGCATCCCGGTAGGGCCGGGGAGAGGATCGGCCGCTGGAAGCGTGGTGTCGTATGTGTTGGGCATCACGCGCATTGACCCGCTCAGGTACGACCTTGTCTTTGAGCGGTTCTTGAACCCCGAGCGCCTCAGCCCGCCCGATATCGACATTGACTTCTGCGACCAGCGGCGAGACGAGATGATCGCCTACGTGCGCAGAAAGTACGGGGAGAAGAACGTCGCCCAGATTATCACCTTTGGTTCCATGGCGGCACGGGCAGTGGTGCGCGATGTGGGGCGGGTGATGAAGATCAGCTTGGGCGAGGTTGACCGCATTGCCAAGCTCATCCCTGCCTCGCCCAACATGACGCTGCAGCAGGCGCTCAATTCCGTCAAAGAGCTCGCCGATCTGGTCGCCACCGACGAGCGCTACCAGAAGCTCATCGAGTACTCCTTGGTGCTGGAGGGCTTGGCGCGCCACGCGTCCACGCACGCGGCCGGGGTGGTGATTGCGCCAGAGGAGCTGACCAACTATGTGCCGCTCTATCGCGTGAAAGACCAGGAGGTCGTCACCCAATACGACAAGGACAGCCTGGAAAAGATTGGCCTCCTCAAGATCGACCTGCTGGGCCTCCGCACCCTGACGGTGATCGATGACACGGTGAAGGCGCTGCGCGCGAAGAGCGTCCACCTAGACATCGACAACCTTCCTTTGGACGATGAGGCGACCTACCGGCTTCTGTCAGAAGGCCGGACCGTCGGAGTCTTTCAATTTGAGAGCACGGGCATGCGCGAGTGGCTCAAGAGGTTGCGGCCGAGTCGCTTGGAAGACCTCATTGCCATGAACGCCCTGTATCGTCCCGGGCCGATGGACACCATCGAGGACTTTGTCGCGCGGCGACACGGGCAGAGGCCCATCCAGTATCTCCACCCGCTGCTGGAGCCCATCCTGAAAGAGACCTACGGCGTGGCAATCTACCAGGAGCAGGTTATCCGCATCTGCCACGAAATCGGCGGGTTCACGCTGGGAGAGGCCGACGTCGTGCGCCGCGCCATGGGCAAGAAAATCCCCGAGGAAATGGAACGGCAGCGTGAGCGGTTCGTCGCCGGTGCCCAGGAACGAGGCATTGATGCCCAGACGGCTACTTCCATTTTCGACATGATGGTAAGCTTTGCGGGCTATGGCTTCAACAAGTCGCACGCGGCAGGCTATGCGTTGGTTGCCTACCAGACCGCCTACCTGAAGGCCCACTACCCAGCGGAATTCATGGCCGCCACGCTCACCAGCGAGATGGGGGACACCGACCGCGTCGTGAAGCTCATTGGCGAGTGCCGGCGGATGAACCTCCCTGTGCTGCCACCCGACGTCAACGAGAGCCAGGCGCGGTTCGTGGTCACCGAGAAAGGGATTCGCTTTGGCTTGGGTGCGGTGAAGAACGTAGGGCTGGGTGCCATCCAAGAGATTGAGCGCGCCCGTCGCGAAGGCGGGCCTTTCACCGACCTCTTTGACTTTTGCGAACGGGTGGATGTGCGCGTCGTCAACAAGAAGGCCCTGGAAAGCCTCATCCAGGCCGGTGCCATGGATTCCTTGGGCGGGCACCGGGCCCAGCTGCTGGCTGCTCTCGATACGGCCGTGGCCTTCGGACAGGGTCAGCAGGCCGACCGGGCCGCCGGCCAGACCAGCATTTTCGGGGAACTGGCCCGAGAACAAAGCCTCAAACCCTCCTTGCCAGAAACGGAACATTGGTCAGAGGATGAGACTCTGCGCAAGGAGAGAGCCGTCCTGGGATTCTATGTGTCTGGACACCCTCTCAACCGCTACAAAGAAGAAGTGGCCACCTTCGGCACCTTTACCCTCGACGGCTTCGAGGAGGCGCAGGACAACACCGAGGTACGAGTCTGCGGGGTGGTGACGGAATTCTCTGCCCGCCCGGATCAGAAGGGTGGCATGACGGGGTTTTTCACCATGGAAGACCTCACTGGCACAGGCGAGTGCCTCATGTTTTCCAGCAGCTATGAGCGTTTCAGGGAATACATCTACGTTGGCGCCATGATTATGGTGGTCGGCAGGGTCTCCAACCGCCTGGAGAGAGGGGCGAAGATTATCTGTGATGAGGTTGTTCCTCTTCCGGAGGTCGCAGAGCGTTTTGCGCGCCGGCTGTGCCTGCGGCTGACACCAAGTGCGCTGGATGAGGCAGCGGCCGAGCAGGTCAGCGCGATGTTGGAGCAGTATCAGGGCGACTGCCCCGTGTTCATCGGCCTGCGCACCCAGAACGGCAACGGCCTGGTGTTGCGCGCTCAGAAGGTGACTGTGAGCCCAAAGGTGGAACTCCTGGAGGCCCTCCGCAACATTCTCGGCAGAGAGAACGTGTGGGTGAGTACATGA
- a CDS encoding tetratricopeptide repeat protein, producing the protein MRCLHVGMAIALSLVLAGCAARRQSALPEETDEAYRDRILSLLESEEGSKQGQATTGTAAAMEATASVPQREATSAPPLSGSLYASTQARYDALQSKLRARQATLDSLRRVLASADREMARLEQQVREARTAPAPTTGRPVPTAASSYEAQYQAALSLVERQNFHRAISEFERLIAANPQHRLADNCQYWIGQCYYDLGRYDEAIAAFLKVFSFAATDKYDDAHLMICKSYIALGERAAARAELNSFLLHHPTSEYRAVAQALLRRL; encoded by the coding sequence ATGCGATGCCTGCATGTGGGGATGGCAATTGCGCTGAGTCTCGTCTTGGCAGGGTGTGCCGCGCGACGGCAGAGTGCTTTGCCCGAAGAGACTGACGAGGCCTACCGGGATCGAATTCTCTCTCTGCTGGAAAGCGAGGAGGGAAGCAAGCAAGGGCAAGCGACAACGGGTACAGCCGCAGCCATGGAGGCCACCGCGAGCGTACCGCAAAGAGAAGCTACCTCGGCGCCGCCGCTCAGTGGAAGCCTCTATGCGAGTACACAGGCGCGGTACGACGCCCTGCAGAGCAAACTGCGCGCCCGCCAGGCGACACTTGACAGCCTGCGGCGCGTGCTCGCCTCGGCGGACAGGGAGATGGCCAGGTTGGAGCAGCAGGTGAGGGAGGCGCGCACTGCGCCTGCTCCGACCACTGGGCGCCCGGTGCCCACCGCGGCTTCAAGCTATGAGGCGCAGTACCAGGCGGCCTTGTCTTTGGTGGAGCGGCAGAACTTCCACCGGGCCATCAGCGAGTTCGAGAGGCTGATTGCTGCTAACCCGCAGCACCGCTTGGCCGACAACTGCCAGTACTGGATTGGCCAGTGCTACTACGACCTGGGCAGATACGACGAGGCCATAGCTGCTTTCCTCAAGGTGTTCTCGTTCGCCGCCACCGACAAGTACGACGACGCGCACTTGATGATCTGCAAATCGTACATTGCCCTGGGCGAACGAGCTGCCGCGCGGGCGGAGCTCAATAGCTTTCTCCTCCACCATCCGACGAGCGAGTACCGGGCGGTGGCCCAGGCGTTGTTGCGCCGTCTGTAG
- the recN gene encoding DNA repair protein RecN, with protein sequence MLRRLYIRNYALLDEVEVHFGPGLNVITGETGAGKSIIIDALSTILGEKADADVIRAGAEKAVVEGGFAVPDLPEVDSLLRENLLDDRGEELILRRELHLSGRSRAFVNDTPVPLKVLEELGDLLVDLHGQHEHQSLFRVREHLYYLDAFGQLEKERAEVHQQYELVQQLTRRLTELKEEARQRAEKRALYEFQLKEIQAINPERGEDQALEREECLARNRERLFALTEEVSQQLYEGEGAASERLHRCEALLAELRQIDESFAQLAEMCESARIAVEEIAKSARAYQSHIDFSPSRLEEIRERLARLSGLKKRYGGTLDVVLEYKELLERELALGESQEEHIAETERRLAAERDELARRCLELSAKRRQAALALEQQVVAELAKLGMSKATFVVQMGREEDPAGLVTADDKRYRVTPRGIDLVEFFISTNPGEPVRPLAKVASGGEISRIMLALKSVLAGLDRVPVLIFDEIDIGISGRIAQVVGRSLRGLGRNHQVISITHLPQIASMGDRHYVVEKRVEGDRTYTVVRVLTNEERPAEIAKLLGGETVTEAHLEGARQLLAQANDVRQ encoded by the coding sequence ATGCTCAGGCGACTTTACATCAGAAACTATGCGCTGCTGGATGAGGTGGAGGTTCACTTTGGCCCGGGGCTGAACGTAATCACTGGCGAGACCGGGGCGGGCAAATCCATCATCATCGATGCACTGAGTACCATTCTCGGCGAGAAGGCCGACGCAGACGTCATCCGCGCCGGGGCGGAGAAGGCGGTCGTCGAGGGGGGCTTCGCGGTGCCCGACCTGCCTGAGGTTGACTCTCTTCTCCGGGAAAACCTCCTGGACGACCGAGGGGAAGAGCTGATCCTGAGGAGAGAGCTGCATCTTTCGGGGCGCAGCCGCGCTTTCGTGAACGACACCCCAGTGCCTCTGAAGGTGCTCGAAGAGCTGGGCGACCTGCTGGTCGACCTGCACGGCCAGCATGAGCACCAATCCTTGTTCCGCGTGCGGGAACATCTCTACTACCTCGACGCCTTTGGCCAGCTCGAGAAGGAGCGCGCAGAGGTGCATCAGCAGTACGAACTGGTCCAGCAACTGACCAGGAGATTGACTGAGCTCAAGGAGGAGGCGCGACAACGCGCCGAAAAGCGCGCCCTCTACGAGTTTCAGCTCAAAGAGATCCAGGCCATCAATCCGGAGAGGGGAGAAGACCAGGCCCTGGAGCGGGAGGAGTGCCTGGCGCGCAACCGCGAGCGGCTCTTCGCGCTCACCGAGGAGGTGAGCCAGCAACTGTACGAAGGGGAAGGAGCGGCAAGCGAGCGCCTGCATCGTTGCGAGGCCCTGCTGGCAGAGCTGCGCCAAATCGATGAATCCTTCGCCCAGCTCGCCGAGATGTGTGAGTCGGCAAGAATCGCGGTGGAGGAGATTGCCAAGTCGGCGCGCGCCTACCAAAGCCATATTGATTTCTCGCCCTCCCGCCTGGAGGAGATTCGAGAACGGCTGGCGCGGTTGAGCGGACTGAAGAAGCGGTACGGTGGCACGCTGGACGTGGTGCTCGAGTACAAGGAACTGCTCGAGCGGGAACTGGCCTTGGGGGAAAGCCAGGAGGAGCATATCGCTGAGACGGAGCGGCGCCTGGCAGCCGAGAGAGACGAGCTGGCGCGGCGCTGCCTGGAGCTCTCGGCAAAACGTCGACAGGCAGCCTTGGCATTGGAACAGCAGGTGGTGGCTGAGCTTGCCAAGCTGGGGATGAGCAAGGCCACCTTCGTGGTACAGATGGGACGGGAAGAGGACCCGGCGGGTCTGGTCACCGCCGACGACAAGCGTTACCGGGTCACGCCGCGAGGAATAGACCTCGTGGAGTTTTTCATTTCCACAAACCCGGGTGAGCCTGTCCGTCCCCTGGCCAAGGTCGCCTCGGGGGGTGAGATCTCGCGCATTATGCTCGCCCTCAAGTCGGTGTTGGCGGGCCTCGACCGTGTGCCTGTGCTCATTTTCGACGAGATCGACATTGGCATCTCCGGCAGGATAGCCCAAGTGGTGGGGCGCAGCCTGCGCGGCCTGGGGCGCAACCACCAGGTCATCTCCATCACCCACCTGCCGCAGATCGCGAGCATGGGGGATCGCCACTATGTGGTCGAAAAGAGGGTAGAAGGCGACCGCACGTACACGGTGGTGCGCGTACTAACAAATGAGGAGCGTCCTGCCGAAATCGCCAAGCTTTTGGGCGGTGAGACCGTCACCGAGGCGCATTTGGAAGGGGCGCGTCAGCTGCTGGCGCAGGCAAACGACGTGCGCCAGTGA